In one Poseidonibacter antarcticus genomic region, the following are encoded:
- a CDS encoding DUF2971 domain-containing protein, translated as MRNIIYHYCSVEAFNAIIQNKTIWLSSVYNLNDYKEIHWIKDKIFKKIQNSITKDNFQKYKTFEELYSKQLPNVYIASFSQGSDLLSQWRAYANDGYGVAIGFNSDYFKKNKMIKTSQVLYDEICQEKQIDLMLKPLDNLDCDIDINSIEFKNICKEIIIDINNLSARSKNELFKEEQEVRLIHNPKIIDDKKNKKFIFKDNLSKMKFRSVCGNLIPYFELKFEEEIKDIPAILEIVKGPKNKFIEQEVKIFLSLNGFYSVDIKSSKSSYR; from the coding sequence ATGAGAAATATTATTTATCATTATTGTAGTGTTGAAGCTTTCAATGCTATTATTCAAAATAAAACAATATGGTTAAGTTCTGTTTATAATTTGAATGATTATAAAGAAATACATTGGATTAAAGATAAAATTTTTAAGAAAATTCAAAACTCTATTACAAAAGATAATTTTCAAAAATATAAAACTTTTGAAGAGTTATATTCAAAACAATTACCAAATGTATATATTGCATCTTTTTCACAAGGTTCTGATTTATTAAGTCAATGGCGAGCTTATGCAAATGATGGTTATGGTGTTGCCATTGGTTTTAACAGTGATTATTTTAAAAAAAATAAAATGATAAAAACTTCACAGGTTTTATATGATGAAATTTGTCAAGAAAAACAAATTGATTTAATGCTTAAGCCTTTAGATAATTTAGATTGTGATATTGATATTAATTCAATTGAGTTTAAAAATATTTGTAAAGAGATAATAATTGATATAAATAATTTATCTGCACGATCTAAAAATGAACTTTTTAAAGAAGAACAAGAAGTAAGACTTATTCATAATCCAAAAATAATTGATGATAAAAAAAACAAAAAGTTTATATTTAAAGATAATTTATCCAAAATGAAATTTAGATCTGTTTGTGGAAACTTGATTCCTTATTTTGAATTAAAATTTGAAGAAGAAATAAAAGATATCCCAGCTATCTTAGAGATTGTAAAAGGACCAAAAAATAAATTTATAGAACAAGAAGTGAAAATATTTCTTTCTCTTAATGGTTTTTATAGCGTAGATATTAAAAGCTCAAAATCATCTTATAGATAA
- the rpsG gene encoding 30S ribosomal protein S7: MRRRKAPVREVMADPIYNSKVITKFINTVMLDGRKSTAQKIMYGAIANLDTRGEESGIEVFEKAIENVKPLLEVKSRRVGGATYQVPVEVRPVRRQTLALRWLVEAARKRNERTMVERLANELFECANDRGASFKKKEDMHRMAEANKAFAHYRW, from the coding sequence ATGAGAAGAAGAAAAGCTCCAGTTAGAGAAGTAATGGCTGATCCTATCTACAATAGTAAAGTGATCACAAAATTTATTAATACAGTAATGTTAGATGGTAGAAAATCTACTGCACAAAAAATTATGTATGGTGCAATTGCAAACTTAGATACAAGAGGCGAAGAGTCTGGTATTGAAGTATTTGAAAAAGCAATTGAAAATGTTAAACCACTTTTAGAAGTTAAATCTAGAAGAGTTGGTGGAGCAACTTACCAAGTTCCTGTTGAAGTTAGACCTGTAAGAAGACAAACTTTAGCGCTTAGATGGTTAGTAGAAGCTGCTAGAAAAAGAAATGAAAGAACTATGGTAGAAAGATTAGCAAACGAATTATTCGAATGTGCTAATGACAGAGGTGCTTCATTTAAGAAAAAAGAAGATATGCATAGAATGGCCGAAGCTAATAAAGCATTCGCTCATTATAGATGGTAG
- the rpsL gene encoding 30S ribosomal protein S12, which produces MPTINQLVRKERKRVIKKSKSPALDKCPQRRGVCTRVYTTTPKKPNSALRKVAKVRLTTGFEVISYIGGEGHNLQEHSIVLVRGGRVKDLPGVKYHVVRGALDTAGVANRTVARSKYGTKKPKK; this is translated from the coding sequence ATGCCAACTATCAATCAACTTGTTAGAAAAGAGCGAAAAAGAGTGATTAAAAAATCAAAATCACCTGCACTTGACAAATGTCCACAAAGAAGAGGAGTTTGTACTAGAGTATATACTACAACTCCAAAAAAACCTAACTCGGCTTTAAGAAAAGTTGCAAAAGTTAGATTAACAACTGGTTTTGAAGTTATTTCATATATCGGTGGAGAAGGTCACAACCTTCAAGAACACTCTATTGTGTTAGTAAGAGGGGGTAGAGTTAAAGATTTACCTGGTGTTAAATATCACGTAGTTCGTGGTGCTTTAGATACTGCTGGTGTTGCAAACAGAACTGTTGCAAGATCTAAATACGGTACTAAAAAACCAAAAAAATAA
- a CDS encoding YwbE family protein: MMDGKKRINIKPGLTVNIVLKEDQRTGRLTKGVVQDILTKSPTHPHGIKVRTTFGEVGRVQEIL; the protein is encoded by the coding sequence ATAATGGACGGTAAAAAAAGAATTAATATTAAACCAGGTCTTACAGTAAATATAGTTTTAAAAGAAGATCAAAGAACTGGTAGATTAACAAAGGGCGTAGTGCAAGATATTCTAACAAAATCTCCTACACATCCTCACGGAATAAAAGTAAGAACTACTTTTGGTGAAGTTGGACGTGTACAAGAGATTTTATAA
- a CDS encoding MFS transporter has protein sequence MTKELFPLALGGLAIGTTEFVIMGLLPDIASSINVSIPVAGHLISAYALGVVVGAPVLVALSAKFPPKYILITLMIMFTIFNAFSIIAPDYNTLLISRFLSGLPHGAFFGVATVVASKLAKEGKAAQAIASIFTGLTLAILLMVPLVTFLGHHLHWRYAFGIVSFLGLLTILFLYLYLPHLKALRSVTFKEELEFFKTIKAWHILTIVSIGFGGLFAWFSYIAPLLIHVSGFEMGSVSYMMAVAGGGMVVGNIFGGYLADKKDPVIASIFLLTLMVIALILVFLFSENKIVSIILTFICGALAMSISSPINMIMLKSAKHSEMLGAAFIQAAFNVSNSLGALFGGIPLLFGLSFNYPSLVGAGMALIGVVLCLLFYKRYKGI, from the coding sequence ATGACAAAAGAATTATTTCCATTAGCCTTAGGTGGTTTAGCAATTGGTACTACTGAATTTGTAATAATGGGATTACTCCCTGATATTGCAAGTTCTATTAATGTTTCAATTCCAGTAGCAGGTCATTTGATTTCTGCTTATGCATTAGGTGTTGTAGTTGGTGCACCTGTTTTAGTTGCACTTAGTGCAAAATTTCCACCAAAATATATTTTAATTACATTAATGATTATGTTTACAATATTTAATGCTTTTTCAATTATTGCACCTGATTATAATACTCTTTTAATATCAAGATTTTTATCTGGTCTTCCACATGGAGCTTTTTTTGGTGTTGCTACAGTTGTCGCTTCTAAATTAGCAAAAGAAGGAAAAGCCGCACAAGCTATTGCTTCAATATTTACAGGATTAACCTTAGCAATTTTATTAATGGTCCCTCTTGTTACTTTTCTAGGACATCATCTTCATTGGAGATATGCTTTTGGAATTGTTTCATTTTTAGGATTATTAACTATTTTATTTCTTTACCTTTATTTACCACATTTAAAAGCTCTTAGAAGTGTTACATTTAAGGAAGAATTAGAGTTTTTTAAAACAATTAAAGCATGGCATATCTTAACTATTGTTTCTATTGGATTTGGAGGTTTATTTGCTTGGTTCAGTTATATAGCTCCACTTCTTATTCATGTGTCAGGATTTGAAATGGGAAGTGTTTCTTATATGATGGCAGTTGCAGGGGGAGGAATGGTTGTTGGGAATATTTTTGGTGGATATTTAGCTGATAAGAAAGATCCAGTTATAGCTTCTATATTTTTACTTACACTAATGGTAATTGCTCTTATTTTGGTATTTTTATTCTCAGAAAATAAAATAGTATCAATAATACTTACTTTTATTTGTGGAGCACTTGCAATGTCAATTAGCTCGCCTATTAATATGATTATGTTAAAAAGTGCAAAACATTCAGAAATGTTAGGGGCTGCTTTTATTCAAGCGGCTTTTAATGTATCCAACTCTTTAGGTGCATTATTTGGAGGTATTCCATTATTGTTTGGACTTAGTTTTAATTATCCGTCACTTGTTGGTGCAGGGATGGCTTTAATTGGAGTTGTTTTATGTTTACTATTTTATAAAAGATATAAAGGTATATAA